GAGACGCAATTGTGATTACGCCTAGGTTATGAGCGGTTCTAGAGATTGACGTTAAGGTGAATTTCTGTTTTTCGTCATCAAGATTATGGGTGAATAAGTAATCGAGCTTGACATAACTTGGACGGTATTCGTTGATGTAATCCAGCGATTGGAAATTACGCCCGTAGTTATCGACACCAAATACCGCATTGGCATTGCGAATGGTATTACACAATAGTGCGGTGTAATGTGGAACGTTGATGAAACAATTTTCCGGGATTTCAAAATGCAAAAGGTGAGCGATGGTGGTATTTTGCTCCAAGGTTCGACCTATCCAGCGGATGAAACTGGGCTGAGAAATACTGCTTGGTGATATGTTAATGGCAATAGGACTGGTTACATCTTTTGTATTGAGCTTTTCAATCATCTTCTCGATAACGTATTGGTCGAGAATATGGCTTATTTCGAGTTGCTCTAGTGCGTACAGGTATTGATTGGCACCGTAACGCACGCCATCTTTTTCAATCGCAGAGAACACCTCTTGGTGGTAGGTTTTACCAAAGGCATTGTTTGCAGCTTGAAGACGGAAGGTGATTAGGTCGTTAATGATCGCTTCTTCCACCAACATACGCCATTGCTGTTTACCCATCACTGCACCATGATCGTCGGCTGTTACGTAGCCATAAGTCAGTTCATGATTTGCCTTAGCACTTGACAGTGCATTATCCACCAGCGACATGATTTCAGTACTGGTTTTACGCTTGCTGCTGTATGTCACACCAAGCGCAATATGTGGATTGGCAGTGCCTGTTGGGTCTGAACCTAGGCTTTGGATACAGTTTACGATGCTGCTCGCGACAAGTTTCAGTTCGCTCTCATCAACGTTTGGCATGATGAAACCGAACTCATCACTAGAAATACGGGCGATGGTGATGTCTGGTGATAAAATCGAAGCCTGTAATTGTTCTGCCAGTTGGTGCACTAAAGCATCCCCTTCTTGGTAACCTTTTTCATCGTACTCTTCACTAATGAATTGTGCTTGCAGTACTGCCAGCCCGCCGACACTCGACTCTTCCAACCATTGGTTAAGTTGCGACATGTAGTAAGCTCGGTTACCAAGTTGAGATACAGGGTCAATATAGGCACGTTCACGAAGTCGTTGAGCTTCTTGGGCTTGGTTTTTAAAAGCCAGTTCGACCTGAGTCGACATATGGTTTATGCCGTCGACCACCAAAATTAGGTCTTTTGTTTTCGGGCGAATTAAAGGGTCGCCAAATTGATTCTTGGCTATTTGATCCATTTTGTTGATGATCAATGATAATGGATGCAATGCTTTTTTGAGAATCCATGAAATGGAAATCATACCCAGTAAGAAAATCACTGTGAATACGGTCAACAAGTGTGTAAATGCTTGCCAAAGTTGATCATAAGCAGGGCCGGTATGGCTTACGATCTCGACTTCGGCTAACTGCATCCAGCCGCTGGTAATCACACGTCGGTCATGAATGGGTTCAAACAGGTTAAGGTTGGTAAACCATTGTGGTACGCCTGTTGGTTTAACTGGGTATGAGCGCTGGATATCATCACTGCCGTCTAGAAAAACTAAACGTACGATGGAGTAGGAACTGCCATCAAACAGAGCGTTAATCACAGATTCTACGGCCACCTTGTCCTTTTCTTCTAGATAAGGGGCGAGGGCTAGCCCTACCGTATTAATGGTATTATTCACTTCAGAACGTTGCTGCTCTTCTAGGTAGCCACGGGTGGTATTGAATTCGATCATAAAAACTGACGTCATCAGCAATATGAACACCGCAACCATCCCAAACACCAGTTGTTTATATAAAGTCATTGTACCTACTCATCGTAATTGATAATGGGTTTGTTTAATTTTAGAGCGCGCTCACGAGAACGTAAGTCGTTCCATAAGCTCAACCTTGACGATTTCCCAGCAAGCTTACCGCTGCCTGCTGCCGACTTAATCAGCCAAAGATTCTTACCATTGAAACTGTATATTGGTCGTAGATCTCTGCGTTTGGACCCTCGTTTTATTTCAGGGTTTAAATTGTCCAAAATAAGTGGTTCTGCACTGGGGGTTGAGTAGTAAGCCAACACCATATGGAATTGGTTTAACTCAAGCGCTTTGACGTACACCAATCGTAATTTTTTGTCGGGCACACCCAGCTCAAGTAAAGAGAAGTACTTTGCGATAGTGAAATCTTCACAATCACCGGCGTTACTACCTAAAAACTCCAGCGGTGTGGCCCAGTAGTCGTTTTTTCCCCAAAGTATGCTGTCGTCGACAAAGTACATTTGGTTGAAGAATCGATTAACAGATTCGAGCTTCTCTGCTTCACTTAATTTATCGTAGTGCGTCATATTTAAGCGCCATGTGGCGACTCGTTTTCCTGCTCTTTCACCATAAGCTGCTGAGACCGCATCAATCCATCTTTGATCGCTCTTATTGAGTGCCACAGAAGTAAAAGAGGTCAGGACTAACAACAGTAGAGAAAACGACGGTTTCATGATTTTTGCTCTGATCTGTTTGTTACGTATTGAGTCGTGTCGTTAAACATCAAACGTCCTTACTCCTTAAGTGCGTTGTTTTGGGCACTTAGGATTGGTTTCAACATGTACTCAAGCACCGTTCTTTTACCCGTAATAATATCGACAGAAGCCGTCATACCAGGGATGATAGGCAGCTCTTCGTTATGGCCAAAGCTGTATTTCTCTGTACGTACACGCACGATGTAATAGCTGTTGCCTTCTTCATCCTGAGTGGTATCTGCACTGATGTGTTCTAATACGCCTTCTAGACCGCCATATTTAGTGAAATCATAAGCACTGAATTTAACAATGGCTGTGAGTTCTGGACGTAAGAAAGCGATGTCTTGTGGGGCGATTTTTGCCTCAACTAAAAGAGAGTCTTCAGTTGGCACTATTTCTACGATATCCATACCCGGCTGAATGACACCACCGACAGTATTAATGCCTAAGGTTTTGACGGTTCCTGTGACAGGAGAGACCACCACGGTGCGATTGACTCTATCTTCAAGACCAACTGAAGATTCGGTCATGGCCGACAGTTTGTCTTGTGCTTGGTTGAGTTTTTCTTGTTGTTCTGAGCGGAAACTCTGCGCGGCATCGATACGACTCAACATGGCTTCTTTGATTGCCGAGCGAAGGAGAGGGATTTTAAGTTCGCTAGAGGTCATTTCTCGGCGTGTATCATTCACTTGCCTTTGAAGCTTAAGTAGTTCAATTCTTGGTACTACGCCTTCATCTGCAAGTGGTCGGGTAATGTCTAACTCTTGGCGGGCAAATTGGTAACTTTGCCTTAAATTATTAACACGCGCTTTTATTTCAATAAGATCTTGTTGTTTTTGCTCAACTTGTTGATCAAATACGGATAGTTGATTTTTCAGGTTGTTGAGGTCTTGACGATATTCTGCTTTTTGGCGATTCACCAATTTAGGTTGAAGTTCGTAGAATCTTGGTGGAAAAGCAAGCTTGCCGTAGTCGAGTTGGACACTGTTTTTCCAGTTTTCGACGGAGAATTCTTCGTTAACGACAACACTGTTAAATGAAGCCGAGAGCATCAATACATTGGCCGTTAAATTTGCGACTTGTTGTTCGCGTTCTCGAAAGTCAGAACGGAATCGAGTGTCATCAATCAAGAGAAGTTGTTGACCTTTTTGAACTTGTTGTCCCTCTCTGACCAATATCTCTTTTACTAAGCCACCTTCAAGGTTTTGTACCACTTGGATTTGAGAAGAGGGGATGACTTTACCTTGCCCAACGGTGACTTTGTCGATCTCAGCCCATGCGGCCCATCCAATAGCAGCAATAAAAAACAGAACGATCACCCACAGCATAATACGTGCACTGGTTGGCGTATTGAGCAGTAGAGCCGCAGTTTTATCATCGACGTACTCTAGTTCGGTTTCGTTCAATTTGCTGAAATTCTTCTGACTCATAACAGTCCTTGTTCGCTAAATTAAAGTGCAAGCCTCTTGAGTGTATTCTTACTTTTGATAAATGTTAAGATTTTGTTTGTTTAAATCTTTGAATCTATATGTTTTTTTGATTCTTATTGGTTTTTTAAATCTTTTTTTGTCGGAGGCAGTGCTTTCTTCATTAACCCATGTTTGAACAAAGAGTCTATGCCTCTGTTTTTTATGGAAAGAGCGTACGTGAAATCGATGCAGGGTCTCTGTAATTGTAGTCGGAACTTTGCTGGTTGTTAGGATGATACCCGTTGCATTTGATTTGCATGAGTTTTCATTAAGTCGGATCGGTTTTGAGTGTGCCAACCTGCGAAATGATTGCTTAGCCTATCTAAGCTGAGAGGAAACATTATCCGATAGAGGGTTGACCTTTCCCTTACGGTAAGGTTTAGCCTTATAACATAAAGCGATGGTGGTTGAATCAATAATGCGTGTAAATGTCGTCGTTGGGTAATTCCTAGTGAGCTTTCTCTTTTTGTTCCCATTCTGTCAGTACATTAGGTTTATTCAATGTTTCAAATGCTAACAGTGAGTGCTCTCACTCTTGGTTGATTTGGTGTACATACTCACTCGCCCTATGTTGTATTAAGGATTTGTTATGGATCGTCGCACGTTTATAAAAAACTCAACATTAACTGGTATTGCTCTTTCTGCATTTCCCAGTACTTATTCATTTGGTTCGATATTAGATCCCGTTGCGAAAGCGCCGAATAATCTTCAGCCGCTTCCGATACCACCACTGATTGATACCAGCCAGAATGAGCTGACACAATTGAACATCATCAATGGAATGTCTGAGTTTTATAAAGGCATCTCAACCAAAACTTGTGGTATTAATGCCGACTTTCTTGGCCCAGCCTTAAAGGTGCGTAAAGGAAAAACAGCCAATATACAGGTCAATAATGATCTCGATGAAACCATCACACTTCATTGGCACGGGCTTGAAATACCAGGAAGTAAAGATGGGGGGCCTCATCAGATGGTAAAAGCCGGGGAGGCTTGGAAGGTTGAATTACCGATTACGCAGCCCGCAGCGACTTGTTGGTTTCACCCTCATCAGTACCCACGGACAGCCGAGCTAGTCATAAGAGGCATTGCCGGTCTTATTATTATTGAAGACGAAGAAAGCGACGCGCTTAATTTACCCTCAGATTGGGGGATCAATGATATCCCCGTCATAATCCAAGATCGTAAATTCAACAAACAGGGACAATTTGACTATGAGTTGTTGGATATCATTAACGTTGCAACCGGCTTTGCGGGTGACACCATGCTTGTCAATGGTGCCCTTAACCCGGTTGTGGATGTGCCCCAAGGTTGGGTTCGTTTTCGCGCTCTAAATGGTTCGAATGCAAGAAGTTATTTATTGTCTTTCTCCGACCATAGAGAGTTCTATGTGGTTGCCTCTGACTCTGGGTTTCTTGAAAAGCCAGTACCGATGAAGTCGATTCATGTCTCCGCGGGAGAACGATTTGAAATTTTAATCAAAGTGGATGAAAACACACAGTGTGATCTGGTCACACACCCTCTTCACCAAATGGGTATGATGGCTCCGCCTTTTGATGAGATTGTTCCTTTGTTAACCATTCGTTCAAATCAAACGGTGAGTAAAGGGACATTGCCGGAACAACTTACAACGATAAAACGTCATAAAATCGAAGATGTGAAAACAAAAAGAGATTTTGTTTTAGAGATGGGGGAAGGGTTAGATTATCAAGCAATGATGCTTTTAAGAAAGAAAAAATCGGCTATGACTCAGCGAATGGTTATGGCTGGCAGTAAGATGCCAATGGACGATTTGAAAGACAAGAGTCGTCCAATGTTGTCACCTGAAGATTTGAAGGCGATCAATGGCATAAATGGCAAACCTTTTGACATGAATGTTATCGATGAGGAAGTGAAGCGAGGAGAGTTGGAACATTGGGTTATTAGTCAGGGAAAAGATATGATGCTCCACCCTTTCCATATTCATGGTTGTCGATTCCAAGTTCTTTCAATCAACGGTGAACAGCCATCCCCGCATCTCATGGGTTGGAAAGATACAGTACCAGTATTTCCGCAAGGCATTACTGAAGTTCTTGTTAGGTTTGAGCATGAAGCGCAACGCAACTTACCTTATATGGCACACTGTCATATATTAGAACATGAAGATACTGGAATGATGATTCAGTTTACAGTGACCTGATAACGATAAATGGATGGCTCAGAAATATGGCGCTTAGCGTACAGATGTCTTGTTAGCACTGAGCGCCTTCTAAGGAACAAAACTTAGCTCTAGACTTGTTTTTCAAAGGATTACAGCGCAGAATCACAAAAAAATTGAAAGGAGCAATCAAATGGAACTGACAGATATTCGTCGTGAATACGCTCAGGGTGGATTGAGACGTAAAGACTTGGCCGAAGACCCAATTGACCAATTTAATCTTTGGTTAGAACAAGCCATTGAAGCTAAGTTAACAGACCCAACGGCGATGACAGTCGCGACAGTTGACGAACATGGTCAACCTTTCCAACGAATTGTTTTACTTAAGAATGTTGATAAAAATGGCTTCGTTTTTTTCACAAACTTAGGCAGTCGTAAAGCGCATCATCTTGAGCACAATAACAAAATCAGTTTGCATTTCCCTTGGCATCCCCTCGAGCGACAAGTGCATATAAACGGCACGGCTGAAAAGTTGACAGCGTTGGAAAATATAAAATATTTTTCGTCTCGCCCGAAAGAGAGTCAATTGGCCGCTATCGCCAGTAAACAAAGTAGCCGAATTTCTGCTCGTGGAGTTTTGGAAGGTAAGTATTTAGAGCTTAAGCAGAAGTTCGCAAAAGGAGAAATTCCGGTGCCTTCTTTTTGGGGAGGCTTCCGAGTGCGTGTGGATAGCATTGAATTTTGGCAAGGGGGTGAACATCGTTTGCACGACCGTTTCCTTTTTTCTCGTCAAGACAACCATTGGGATGTCGATCGCCTAGCGCCATAGTCTACTTGATTGAATAAAAGTACCGTTGATTTGATGATTAAACCCATCAAATAACGGTATTTTTTCATCTGCTCTCCGCTGTTTAGAATCACGGGGAACTAGCGTTATATTATTATGTTTTGAGCCTGCCATTGAGAGATTACAACTCTCGCAGTACTCTGAACCCCAAGTAATTCGCAGCGGTTGTCGTTGGCACATGGAGTTCACTAAACACTTTTGATTTTTCTGGCGAGAAGCTCCAAGCGCCCCCTTTTGCTAAACCTTGTTGAAGGTTTGTCCATTCCCACACATTACCGACCATGTCGTAGAAGCCTGTTGGTGTTGGTGAAAATGACTTAACTGGAGATGTGCTGACGTTTGACCACGGCGTGCCTGCCCAACCGGTATTCGCCTTGCCTGAACGGAATTCATTGCCCCACCAGAAGTTGGTCCCTTGCCCCGCTCTCGCGGCGGCTTCCCACTCTTGTGGTGTCGGTAAACGGTAGCTGAAGCCGGTGCTTTTAGATAACCAACGGGTGTAAGCCTTAGCATCGTTTTGGCTAACACACACCACGGGTGCGTTATCGACTTGCTTAAAGCCAGGGCTTTGCCAGTTATTGTCTGAAACGGTCGTGATTTCGTCATTGATGAAGGTATCGCAAGTCTTCATCAGCTCTGCGTCTGTTTGATAGCCTGTGTTTTCGACAAATGCTCTAAAGTCTTGAACGCGGGTCAGTGTGGCTGCGAGAGCGAAAGGCTTCTTAATCGTAATTTGTTGAGCGTTGTTTTCACCTAACAAATACCGACCCGACCCGACCACAATCATTTCAGGACTCTGAGTATTGGCTTTTATCGGATCGGCGAACTTGGTGCCGACATTCAATGAGTTTTGCTTGGCTTGCAATACCGCTCTTAGATTGTAATCACGAGCGATTTTCAATTCTTGATGGAAAGAAAGGTAGCCTTCTTTCTCGATCGTGATCATGTGTTGACCTATTGGTAGCATCACTTCAACGGGTGTACTGCCATATTTCACACCGTTGATAGAAACCGTGTCATTGTATTGGTTTGAACGTATGACCAAGGTAACCCAAGCGACTTCTTTTTGTTGATTGTTGGCTTGTTGTTCACTTTGTGTGAAACAGTTTGAGGATTGAATATCAAGCAGACGACAGGCTGTGTTCTTATTTGGACGTGTTTCTAGATTGGCAGCAATCACCACTCGGTAACGGTTATCTTCAGAGAAACCAGAGGATTCCACCTTATGTTGAAGGACGTGAATGTTCAGCGAAGCAGACGCGAGGTGTGCTTTGACTGTTTTGGATTCAGTCGCTTTATCTATAAGGTTGTGTTGGAATTGTTTTACCGCTTTTTGAAGGGCTAAGGTCACCGTTTGGTCTGAACATTGCGCCAGTGTCATGTCGTTGCTGCAACGATTAGTAAAGCTGACGGTGTGTGTTTCTTTTTGAGTGATCTCGTTTCTTAGTCGCTCGGCTCTGGCTCTTAGCTTTTTTTGATTCAAATTGTCGATTGAAGTTTCTGTCGCTGCTTTCTCGGCCTGAATAGCCTCAAGTTCCATCACTAAGCTTTGCTGCTTCTGCTCTGAGTTTGAAATCGTAAGCTTGCCTTCTTTAACTCTCTTCCAAGCGTCTTGGAAGTGGTTTTGAGCTGGCGAGATATCGAAATCGGGTTCATCAATCATGCGTGTGTAATCTTGCTCTAGGCTGGCTTTCGCCTTAGCGAGTGCTCGTTCTGCTTGAGCCAATAGCTTGACTAGACGTGCGGTTTGCTTTGCTTGGCTATCGACTTCATTTTGTTTGTCAGCCAGTTTCTTCTCAACAGCGGTTAAGTCGGCATGCTTTTCGAAAAGTGAGCTGTCAATGTCGGTGACCGATGATGTGATAGCGACCTGTGTCGCTTCTGCAAAAACAGCTGACGTCATTAAGCAGGGAGCAAGTGCAAATAGTAGAGTAGGAAAACCTTGGCGCATGATGGGCTACTTTAATCGTAATTTAGGTTAATTGAATATTCTAAAAGAACGCACCATTTCGTTTGCAGCTACTTTCTATAACGATTAACAAAATGGTGACGGTTCATTCAGTGTTGTGAAATAGGCTCAGCTATATAAGGTTGCCGTGCTTATTCATCCAGGTTTTAACTGTTTTTGCTAGGAAGAAGCTTAACCCAGATCGTGTCACTGCCGCTGATGGTGACGGTACGGTTGTAAGACTCGTAACCCTGTTTTGAGATGGTTACGTGATGACGGCCATTTGGGAGCGCAACTTCAAGAGGTGTACTCCCATATTTAATGCCGTTAATTGTCACTGAATCATTGTATTGATCAGAGCGAACTGTCACGTTAGCCCACTGTTTATCATTTTTCTTAACTACCGCTGCATCACGACCTGTTAAACAGTAGCGCGTTGAAACATTTAATAGTTTACATGCGGCGACCGCTTCAGGTTTAGCTTGAAGCTGAGCTTGCATTTGTACGGAGTAAGCGTTGTTCCCTGAGAAGCCACTTTTGATTGCTTGGCTATCTTGAACATGGATGTTCAGTTGTACACCTTGTAAGTTTTGCTTAGCCAATGTGCTTTCTGTGAGCTGATCAAGTAATTGGCTCTTGAACGTTTGCACGGCTTTTTGATTGGTCAGGTGTTTACCTTGAGCTGCGCACTCACCGAGTGTCATTGTTGCAGCACATGTGGTGGTGTAACTGGTTTCAAGAACCGCACTTTCACGCAGTTCTGTGGCAATACGTTTAACGCGAGCTTCAACTTTCGACTCTCTTAAGTTGGCCTGCTCATTATTCAGTCGAGCTTGCTTTTGCTTGAGTTGAGAAAGGTGGATTTCGCTCTCGTTGATCGCTTGTTGGTTGTCTAACTGAGCGGATTGGTTTTCTTTAACCGCAGCCCAAGCATCTTGATAGCTTTTCTGGAAAGAGACTAAATCTGTTTCTGGATCTTCCAGTAAGCGACTGTACTGTTTGTCGAGTACAGACTTGGCTCTGTTACGTTTAGCCTTAAGTTCATCACCTTCGCGTTGCAACTTACTTTTTTGATTTTGTTGCTGCTTGAGGTGTTCGGCCGCCGATATTTGGGTCGCTGCAATACGCTCAATATCTGAGTTTTTCTCTGTTAGCTTTGCATCGATAGCTGAAACGGGATCGACTTGATTCAGTTCTTCAGCTGATAACGATGCAGATACCCAAAGTGGGGATAGCGCAAGCAAAAGCGCTGAAATTCGAAAGTTGGTCATATGTCCCTGCAACTGATTAGATTGAAATTGGCTCGTTAATAAAGTGTCGACTTCCTAGTTTTGAGTCACTAGTTATTGGCCATGACACAGTATCAATCTTTATACCGTTTTATTGATAACCAATCTACTCGAAAGCCCAGTTTCGATACTTTGGATACACTTTTTCAGGCTGAGGCCTAATTATTTGAGCTGAAAAAGAAAATATGGTTGTGCTTGTATCGTGATGACTTCCCTTATTTTTGCTGTCTGTGTTATTGCTATTGGGAAGTGAAGCTTTAAGGACATATTGGTTTTACAACAGCCGTAGTTTGTACGCTCATGATCATCTTTCCGGAGGCATGATCATAATGATCACGGCAACAATTTTGATTCCGTGCTGAGGAAATGATGTTCATGATTATTTACAAATTCATCTTATGTAGATTTCAGAGTATTATTCTCAGCATATCTCCCCGAGCACGCTATTGTCATGTCAAAACCTTTACCCTTTGCAAACTTAGATTTGTCTTCGCTAGGCCTTACTGGTCCTCGCCCTGCCGAGATCATAACCTTGCCCTCGCATATGGATTGTCACGAACATCAATACGCACAGGTGGTTATCGGTTTAAAAGGTCAGGCAGAATTTGAAGTCAGTGGTAAAGGGAATTTAGTTGGCCCTGGTCAAGGTTGTGTGGTGACGGCAAGCTCTGATCATGCTTTCGGTGGAGTGGTTGGTCAATCGGATATTCTAGTGCTCAATATGCCCATGCCAAGTGGCGACGATCCGCTAATGTTAGAGAAGATTAACCAGTTGGAATCATCGAGTGTCTATTTCCAATTAGATCTACAAATTCAAAAGCTTATCCACATGTTAGTGCAAGAGATGCAAGCGAACCCCGATGATTTACTTTTGAGCCGAGCGTGTAACGATACCGTGATCGCGTTAATGCAAAGGCATATATCGGCATTCGAAACACCGGTTAAAGACTCGCGTTTTGATCTTGAAGCTTTAGATCGCTACATCGAACAGCATCTCGCCAATAAGATTTCTGTTGCTCAGCTTGCAGGCAGTGTGTTCTTAGGTGAAAGTCAGTTCCATATGTTATTTAAAGAACAAATGGGCATTACCCCGCATCAGTATGTGTTGGGTAAGCGCATTGATCGATCTCGACGTCTGATTGAGCAAGGTCACCTCAGCCTCGGTCAAGTTGCAGAACTGGCCGGATTCTCCGGTCAATCCTCCTTCACTCACACCTTTTCACGTCTTCAAGGCATGTCACCATCTCAATATAAAAAGAAAATTTCTGTTAAATAGTGAAATAAATTAGCCTGTAAATTTAAAGATTTATATGTGACCCTGTGTTTATTTTGTTAAAAAAGCGAGTTTTTGGCAAAAAACTCGGAGTTTTTGACAAGTAATCCTTATGCGCTCAAAATACACTGCTGCCATTGTAGAGAGCCCGGACTATTTTCGGGTGTGAGATTAAGGAAAGCGCATGTTTACAGCTACTGATGTGTTAAAACCAGAATTCAACGAGCAATCGCTTGATGATCTCTGGTCGCTTATCTCACCATTATATATGGTGGATGAAACCCAATGGCTAGAGCAACTCTTACCACTAGCAACCCCTTCTGAGTCAGAAAAGCAACAAATCACAAAAAAAACGACCTCATTGATTGAAGCTATTCGTGCTGATAAAACGTCTATCCAGATGATCGATGCACTGTTACTTGAATACAGCTTAGACACTCAAGAGGGCATCTTGCTGATGTGTCTGGCGGAAGCCTTGATGCGTATTCCTGATTCAGCAACGGCGGATGCGCTGATTCGTGACAAACTCAGTGTTGCTGATTGGAAATCTCATCTAAAGAATTCTGACTCTGTGTTTGTTAACGCTTCTACTTGGGGGCTAATGCTAACTGGCAAGGTGGTTGGTCTTTCATCTAACGAGCAGAGTGCGGGTCAAGCGGTCAACCGCTTAGTAAACAAGCTTTCTGAGCCTGTTATTCGTAAAGCGATGCACCAAGCGATGAAGGTGATGGGGCACCAATTCGTTCTTGGCCGCAGTATTGCTGAAGCACAAAAGAACGGTAAGTCTATGCGTGACAAAGGTTTTACCTATTCATACGATATGTTAGGTGAAGCGGCACTGACCACAGCAGACGCCAATAAATACTTCAAAGATTACCTAATGGCGATTGAAGCCGTAGGTCGAGATACGTATGTCTCTTCAAAATCGAGCCCTGCGCCATCGGTATCTATCAAGTTGTCTGCGCTTCATCCACGTTATGAAGTGGCGAACGAAGACCGCGTATTGACGGAACTTTGCGATACGCTAGAACAGCTATTGCGCCGCGCAGTCGAGCTCGATGTTGCCATTACGATTGATGCGGAAGAAGCGGATCGCCTAGAGCTATCTCTTAAACTATTCGAAAAACTGTACCGCACTGACCTAGTAAAAGGCTGGGGTAAATTTGGTCTGGTTATTCAAGCTTACTCAAAGCGTGCACTTCCGGTTCTGGTTTGGCTAAACCGCTTGGCGAAAGAGCAGGGTGACTTAATCCCGCTTCGCTTGGTGAAAGGCGCGTACTGGGACAGCGAAATCAAATGGTCACAACAAGCGGGCTTTACTGATTACCCCGTTTACACACGTAAAGAAGCGACGGATGTGGCTTACCTTGCTTGTGCACGTTACTTATTGAGCCCTGGCGTTCGTGGCAATATCTTCCCGCAGTTCGCCAGCCACAATGCTCATACGGTTTCCGCTATTGCAGTAATGACTGACCATAAAGACTTTGAATTCCAACGCTTACACGGTATGGGTGATTCGCTTTACAACCATGCGATGGAAGCTTATCAGCAGTCAGTACGTATTTACGCACCGGTTGGCAGCCATAAAGACCTACTGCCATACCTAGTACGTCGCTTGCTAGAAAACGGCGCAAACAGCTCGTTTGTACACCGTTTGGTTGACG
The DNA window shown above is from Vibrio artabrorum and carries:
- a CDS encoding bifunctional diguanylate cyclase/phosphodiesterase; the protein is MTLYKQLVFGMVAVFILLMTSVFMIEFNTTRGYLEEQQRSEVNNTINTVGLALAPYLEEKDKVAVESVINALFDGSSYSIVRLVFLDGSDDIQRSYPVKPTGVPQWFTNLNLFEPIHDRRVITSGWMQLAEVEIVSHTGPAYDQLWQAFTHLLTVFTVIFLLGMISISWILKKALHPLSLIINKMDQIAKNQFGDPLIRPKTKDLILVVDGINHMSTQVELAFKNQAQEAQRLRERAYIDPVSQLGNRAYYMSQLNQWLEESSVGGLAVLQAQFISEEYDEKGYQEGDALVHQLAEQLQASILSPDITIARISSDEFGFIMPNVDESELKLVASSIVNCIQSLGSDPTGTANPHIALGVTYSSKRKTSTEIMSLVDNALSSAKANHELTYGYVTADDHGAVMGKQQWRMLVEEAIINDLITFRLQAANNAFGKTYHQEVFSAIEKDGVRYGANQYLYALEQLEISHILDQYVIEKMIEKLNTKDVTSPIAINISPSSISQPSFIRWIGRTLEQNTTIAHLLHFEIPENCFINVPHYTALLCNTIRNANAVFGVDNYGRNFQSLDYINEYRPSYVKLDYLFTHNLDDEKQKFTLTSISRTAHNLGVITIASRIETQTQLDILSDNYVEVFQGFIVDK
- a CDS encoding transglutaminase-like cysteine peptidase, translating into MKPSFSLLLLVLTSFTSVALNKSDQRWIDAVSAAYGERAGKRVATWRLNMTHYDKLSEAEKLESVNRFFNQMYFVDDSILWGKNDYWATPLEFLGSNAGDCEDFTIAKYFSLLELGVPDKKLRLVYVKALELNQFHMVLAYYSTPSAEPLILDNLNPEIKRGSKRRDLRPIYSFNGKNLWLIKSAAGSGKLAGKSSRLSLWNDLRSRERALKLNKPIINYDE
- a CDS encoding HlyD family type I secretion periplasmic adaptor subunit, translating into MSQKNFSKLNETELEYVDDKTAALLLNTPTSARIMLWVIVLFFIAAIGWAAWAEIDKVTVGQGKVIPSSQIQVVQNLEGGLVKEILVREGQQVQKGQQLLLIDDTRFRSDFREREQQVANLTANVLMLSASFNSVVVNEEFSVENWKNSVQLDYGKLAFPPRFYELQPKLVNRQKAEYRQDLNNLKNQLSVFDQQVEQKQQDLIEIKARVNNLRQSYQFARQELDITRPLADEGVVPRIELLKLQRQVNDTRREMTSSELKIPLLRSAIKEAMLSRIDAAQSFRSEQQEKLNQAQDKLSAMTESSVGLEDRVNRTVVVSPVTGTVKTLGINTVGGVIQPGMDIVEIVPTEDSLLVEAKIAPQDIAFLRPELTAIVKFSAYDFTKYGGLEGVLEHISADTTQDEEGNSYYIVRVRTEKYSFGHNEELPIIPGMTASVDIITGKRTVLEYMLKPILSAQNNALKE
- the cueO gene encoding multicopper oxidase CueO produces the protein MDRRTFIKNSTLTGIALSAFPSTYSFGSILDPVAKAPNNLQPLPIPPLIDTSQNELTQLNIINGMSEFYKGISTKTCGINADFLGPALKVRKGKTANIQVNNDLDETITLHWHGLEIPGSKDGGPHQMVKAGEAWKVELPITQPAATCWFHPHQYPRTAELVIRGIAGLIIIEDEESDALNLPSDWGINDIPVIIQDRKFNKQGQFDYELLDIINVATGFAGDTMLVNGALNPVVDVPQGWVRFRALNGSNARSYLLSFSDHREFYVVASDSGFLEKPVPMKSIHVSAGERFEILIKVDENTQCDLVTHPLHQMGMMAPPFDEIVPLLTIRSNQTVSKGTLPEQLTTIKRHKIEDVKTKRDFVLEMGEGLDYQAMMLLRKKKSAMTQRMVMAGSKMPMDDLKDKSRPMLSPEDLKAINGINGKPFDMNVIDEEVKRGELEHWVISQGKDMMLHPFHIHGCRFQVLSINGEQPSPHLMGWKDTVPVFPQGITEVLVRFEHEAQRNLPYMAHCHILEHEDTGMMIQFTVT
- the pdxH gene encoding pyridoxamine 5'-phosphate oxidase; this encodes MELTDIRREYAQGGLRRKDLAEDPIDQFNLWLEQAIEAKLTDPTAMTVATVDEHGQPFQRIVLLKNVDKNGFVFFTNLGSRKAHHLEHNNKISLHFPWHPLERQVHINGTAEKLTALENIKYFSSRPKESQLAAIASKQSSRISARGVLEGKYLELKQKFAKGEIPVPSFWGGFRVRVDSIEFWQGGEHRLHDRFLFSRQDNHWDVDRLAP